One segment of Chloroflexota bacterium DNA contains the following:
- a CDS encoding glycosyltransferase family 4 protein has translation MYWGQPRRCHAGRLALPYTPETATTPAPHPPPTWERSLITRPLHVLIASGTFHPESGGPPTYLLRLGRELMARGHRLTVVTYGDEPADPPRRYPYPVYRVPRGLPTAAKLALFAREVWRHGRRADLLFVNDYGLPAAVANLALGKPLVMKIVGDFAWEYAVRHGLVSPDEPFDRFQAARYGPKVEALRRMQAGYVRAADRVIVPSSFVKWYVEGWGADPARVRVVQNAVDNPTAGLAGDRATIRAGLDVGPDERVVLVVARLTVWKGVDTVMAALGQLGGDLGRRARLVVVGDGPDRARLEGLASALPPGTVRLLGELPHAEVGRWMAAADALALLSGYEGLSHVLLEAMAAGLPVLVSDVGGNRALVTDQHDGLAVPYGDVAATTSALCELLSDGATAQTIRRNALAGAAERTVSRMVDRTLGVFLEALDRDPDAEVAWRAGR, from the coding sequence TTGTACTGGGGCCAACCGCGCCGCTGCCACGCCGGCCGGCTCGCGCTCCCCTATACTCCTGAGACGGCGACGACGCCGGCCCCTCACCCGCCGCCCACCTGGGAGCGTAGTCTGATCACCCGTCCCCTGCATGTGCTGATCGCGTCCGGGACGTTCCACCCGGAGAGCGGCGGCCCACCGACCTACCTCCTGCGACTCGGGCGTGAGTTGATGGCGCGCGGGCACCGCCTGACCGTCGTCACCTATGGCGACGAGCCGGCCGATCCCCCGCGCCGCTACCCGTACCCGGTGTACCGTGTGCCGCGCGGCCTGCCGACGGCGGCGAAGCTCGCGCTGTTCGCCCGCGAGGTCTGGCGGCATGGCCGCCGCGCCGACCTGCTCTTCGTCAACGACTACGGCCTGCCGGCGGCCGTCGCCAACCTGGCGCTCGGCAAGCCGCTCGTGATGAAGATCGTGGGCGATTTCGCCTGGGAGTACGCCGTGCGGCACGGCCTGGTGTCTCCGGATGAGCCGTTCGACCGCTTCCAGGCAGCCCGCTACGGCCCGAAGGTCGAGGCGTTGCGCCGCATGCAGGCCGGCTACGTCAGGGCCGCCGACCGGGTCATCGTGCCGAGCAGCTTCGTCAAGTGGTACGTCGAAGGCTGGGGCGCGGACCCCGCGCGTGTCAGGGTCGTGCAGAACGCCGTGGACAACCCCACCGCCGGCCTCGCCGGGGACCGTGCGACCATCAGGGCTGGGCTCGACGTCGGGCCGGACGAGCGGGTGGTGCTGGTGGTGGCCCGCCTGACCGTCTGGAAGGGCGTCGACACCGTCATGGCGGCGCTCGGACAGCTCGGCGGCGACCTCGGGCGACGGGCGCGGCTGGTGGTCGTCGGGGACGGGCCAGACCGCGCTCGTCTGGAAGGGCTGGCCTCGGCATTGCCGCCCGGGACCGTGCGGCTGCTGGGTGAGCTGCCGCACGCTGAGGTCGGCCGCTGGATGGCCGCCGCCGACGCGCTTGCGCTGCTCTCCGGCTACGAGGGGCTGTCGCACGTCCTGCTCGAAGCGATGGCGGCCGGACTGCCCGTGCTGGTGTCTGATGTGGGCGGGAACCGCGCCCTGGTGACCGACCAGCACGATGGGCTCGCCGTGCCGTACGGCGACGTGGCGGCCACGACATCAGCCTTGTGCGAGCTGCTCTCCGATGGGGCGACCGCGCAGACCATTCGACGGAACGCCCTGGCCGGAGCGGCCGAGCGCACCGTCTCGCGGATGGTCGATCGGACGCTCGGCGTGTTCCTGGAGGCGCTCGACCGCGATCCTGACGCCGAGGTGGCGTGGAGGGCCGGCCGGTGA
- a CDS encoding ABC transporter ATP-binding protein encodes MPDDAEIQLKTVDLTKRFGDVTALSGLNLAVRRGEVVGLLGPNGAGKTTTVNLILGLISPSAGRVELFGEDLAVARSRVLRRINFASAYAGLPRDLTVVENLRVFGHLYEVPDAGARIDRLLDRLDLRQLASRKVWHLSAGQRTRVVLAKALLPDPDILLLDEPTASLDPETADRVRADLAEYAAGGRTLLWTSHNLAEVERHCSRVVFINQGRAVLDGEPRELARQAGRVLVRVRPRSPLPDALAAGFTAEATEGWLRAEADDEAHAAALVAGAQNAVGLDGLELRHPTLEDLFLILARGRWAE; translated from the coding sequence ATGCCCGACGATGCGGAGATCCAGCTCAAGACCGTCGATCTGACCAAGCGGTTTGGCGACGTGACGGCGCTCAGCGGTCTGAACCTTGCCGTCCGCAGAGGCGAGGTCGTGGGGCTATTGGGGCCGAACGGCGCGGGCAAGACCACGACGGTCAACCTGATCCTGGGGCTGATCTCGCCGAGCGCCGGGCGCGTCGAGCTGTTTGGGGAAGACCTGGCTGTCGCGCGCTCGCGGGTGCTGCGCCGGATCAATTTCGCGTCGGCCTACGCCGGCCTGCCACGCGACCTCACCGTCGTCGAGAACCTGCGCGTCTTCGGGCATCTGTACGAGGTGCCGGACGCCGGCGCGCGCATCGACCGGCTGCTGGACCGGCTCGACCTTCGCCAGCTTGCCTCGCGCAAGGTCTGGCACCTGTCGGCCGGCCAGCGCACCCGCGTCGTCCTGGCGAAGGCCCTCTTGCCGGACCCTGACATCCTGCTGCTGGACGAGCCGACCGCCAGCCTCGATCCGGAGACGGCGGACCGCGTCCGCGCCGACCTTGCCGAGTACGCCGCCGGCGGGCGCACCCTGCTCTGGACGAGCCACAACCTCGCGGAGGTCGAGCGGCACTGCTCGCGGGTGGTGTTCATCAACCAGGGGCGGGCCGTGCTCGACGGCGAGCCACGCGAGCTGGCCCGCCAGGCAGGCAGGGTGCTGGTGCGGGTTCGGCCGCGCAGTCCGCTGCCGGACGCACTCGCCGCCGGCTTCACCGCCGAAGCCACGGAAGGGTGGCTCCGCGCCGAGGCCGACGACGAGGCGCACGCCGCTGCACTGGTGGCCGGCGCCCAGAACGCGGTCGGGCTGGACGGACTGGAGCTGCGCCACCCGACGCTCGAAGACCTGTTCCTGATCCTGGCCCGTGGCCGCTGGGCGGAGTGA
- a CDS encoding ABC transporter permease, which produces MPEIRLRRVLGIALRQWLTLRHSMPRLFEVFYWPILEVVLWGLVTQYLLTQSGAVFAPSLLIGGMILWTMLHRAQEDLAIAFLEESWSQNLPNIFASPLHPLEYFLASALVGTIKVTLAATAVSVLAYLFYGFGLWQIGPTLIGAMPALVMFGWSMGLVTVGLILRFGRQVDVLAWSFAILFQPLVCAVYPLNVLHPSLQIVAGLLPPTHVFEAIRAASAGAPNPTELIVGMVGSAVALTLALVFYVVSLRYARTMGRLASAGE; this is translated from the coding sequence ATGCCTGAGATTCGCCTGCGCCGGGTGCTGGGCATCGCGCTGCGCCAGTGGCTGACGCTGCGCCACTCGATGCCGCGCCTCTTCGAGGTCTTCTACTGGCCGATCCTGGAGGTGGTGCTGTGGGGGCTGGTGACCCAGTACCTGCTGACCCAGTCGGGGGCGGTCTTCGCGCCGAGCCTGCTGATCGGCGGGATGATCCTCTGGACGATGCTCCACCGGGCGCAGGAAGACCTGGCCATCGCCTTTCTCGAAGAAAGCTGGTCGCAGAACCTGCCCAACATCTTCGCCTCGCCGCTGCACCCGCTCGAGTACTTCCTGGCGTCGGCGCTCGTCGGCACGATCAAGGTGACGCTCGCGGCAACCGCCGTCTCGGTGCTGGCGTACCTCTTCTACGGGTTCGGGCTGTGGCAGATCGGCCCGACGCTGATCGGCGCGATGCCGGCGCTGGTGATGTTCGGCTGGTCGATGGGCCTGGTGACGGTCGGGCTGATCCTCCGCTTCGGGCGGCAGGTGGACGTGCTGGCCTGGAGCTTCGCGATCCTCTTCCAGCCGCTGGTGTGCGCCGTCTACCCGCTGAACGTCCTCCATCCCAGCCTGCAGATCGTGGCTGGCCTGCTGCCGCCGACCCACGTCTTCGAGGCGATCAGGGCGGCCTCGGCCGGCGCCCCGAACCCGACCGAGCTGATCGTGGGGATGGTCGGCAGCGCTGTGGCGCTGACGCTGGCCCTGGTGTTCTACGTCGTGAGCCTGCGCTACG